TTTTTAGGCGCATAAGTGGGACTCATCACAGCTATAAAACATGGCACATTCCAACTTAATTTCAAGACTTTCTCCACCACCACAGCGCAGATCAAACAAGAAAAAAATGGACTCCTTCCCTTTCCTCGCTGCGCTATTCCTCATCACCGCCGCCACATGGTTCCTCACCTCCAGGCGGCGGAAGAATCTCCCGCCGGGCCCCTTCCCCTACCCGATCGTCGGAAACATGCTCCAGCTCGGCACTCAGCCTCACGAAACATTCGCAAAGCTATCAAAGAAATACGGCCCTCTGATGTCGGTGAACCTCGGCAGCCTATACACCGTGATCGTGTCCTCCCCGGAGATGACCAAGGAGATCATGCACAAGCACGGCCATGTGTTCTCCGGCCGCACCATCGCCCAGGCCGTGGAGGCGTGCGGCCACGACAAGATCTCCATGGGGTTCCTCCCCGTGGGGGGCGAGTGGCGCGACATGCGCAAGATCTGCAAGGAGCAGATGTTCTCTCACCAGAGCATGGAAGACAGCCAGGACCTCCGCAAGCTCAAGCTGCAGCAGCTCCTCGACCACGCCCAGAAATGCTGTGATGAAGGCCGCGCCATTGATATTCGCGAGGCCGCTTTTATCACCACGCTCAACCTCATGTCCGCCACTCTGTTCTCGTTGCAGGCGACTGAGTTTGACTCCATGGTCACCATGGAGTTCAAGGAGATCATTGAGGGCGTCGCGAGCATCGTTGGTGTGCCTAACTTCGCCGACTTCTTCCCCATCCTCCGCCCCTTTGACCCGCAGGGGGTCAAGCGCAGGGCGGATGTCTACTTTGGTAGATTGCTCGCTTTGATCGAGGGCTATCTCAATGAGAGAATCCAATCCAAGAAGACTAACCCGAATGCTCCCAAGAAAGATGACTTCCTTGAGACACTCGTGGATATTCTTGCGGCCAACGATTACAAGCTGAAGACTCACCACCTCACCCATCTCATGCTGGTATGATTTTTATTGATAGACGGTCAAAAATGGCAAAACGACACTATTTTTCATGATgtcaattttgtttttgttttttattttcttgaccAGGACTTGTTCGTTGGAGGATCAGAAACGAGCACAACCGAGCTAGAGTGGATAATGGAGGAGCTAATGTCGCACCCCGACAAGATGGCGAAGGTGAAGGCGGAGCTCAAGAGCGTGATGGGTGACCAAAAGGTGGTGGACGAAAGGCAGATGCCGAATCTCCCATATCTGCAAGCAGTGGTGAAGGAGTCGATGCGCCTCCACCCACCGGGGCCTCTGCTTCTCCCCCGGAAGGCGGAGAGCGACCAAGTGGTGAACGGATACCTCATCCCGAAGGGGACTCAGGTGCTGATCAACGCGTGGGCCATGGGCCGAGACGAGTCCATATGGAAGAACCCAAATACGTTTGAGCCGGAGCGGTTCTTGGATCAAAAAATTGACTTCAAAGGGCAGGATTACGAGCTGATTCCGTTTGGGTCGGGGAGAAGGGTGTGCCCGGGCATGCCATTGGCCAACCGGATCTTGCACACGGTGACGGCCACGCTGGTTCACAACTTCGACTGGAAACTGGAGCGGCCGGATGCAAGTGATGCGGAGCGCCAGGGTGTGTTGTTTGGGTTTGCGGTGCGGAGGGCTGTTCCACTCAAGGTCATCCCATTTAAGCAATGAGATCATCGTGGGATATTTTCGTATACATTCTCGTATATTTTCTTTGATAGAATTAAAACGCCCGAAAAATTCATTAGCAATATGATTTTTTTGGTTTACCTATCAGATTCTACAATTTTAGTCATGATGAGATGATTGagaataaattataatttaatggtTTTTCGAATAACTTATAAAGTAGTGGAAATAGTCTGAATTTGactaaatttcatgatttttctaCAATTTACTATAGAAATAACACCAAAGAGAtctttttgttgattaaaaaaatagaatggaATTATATTATTCCTTCTTTCTTAATTCTTGTATATTGCAATAGCATCCCACATTTTAGGAGTTTTTAAAACATTCATCAAAAGTTGTTGTGGATATAGTAAGTTTTCCCTACCTaaactttaattatatttaaaagttATGCATTGGAGTTGAAGGATCTGAAAGTGCGCTTTATGTGAAACGGAGTGtcaaatcaaaatattagtgGACGTTCGAGCTTTAGAGCACCCataaccgtgctcttgccagctagcacggttgtgggcccggccccactttttctgtctgctctctggcaagagcacaacacccacagcggtactcttccgcaaggacaggcacaattcaatttaaaattcaattaaacaaaaacatttccataatattaaaattcattaaaaaaactaaataatattacaaatgacaaataaaataaaaacgacataattaaaatcctaaaaattaaaaagtacataattaaaattctaaaaattaaaaattacataattaaactcctaataattaaaagctaaaaataccccgtggaagactactcatccggcggcactacccccaattgtctttggaggccTAATATCACGAcctcatgcgatcgaagttgcgagggggtcatagttgacctatcggtcatattgagttgggccaagagggtccacaacgagttggtggggggtggaggtggcgcatatggaacgggagcgggttcgggagcattggcggttgcagccgcggcgcgacggcggctGGCCGCCggcttcttccttccttgcggtcggcgttgggaaccgctcgggccggcgtcggggctacccaagttagctccggcgagttggctaaccacttcttcggagccggcgtcggatagggataccgaccttgaccgtttggaggagccgctagaggaggatgttatgcttcccctatacttcgggtgcgtctgCGTctgcgtctcctgccaaacgttgaggtacttgaatggcttgtagttcatggattggtaggtgctcgtcgcggcagtgatgatgtcgagccattgaacttgccaatttcttcgttggctcagtagatggcgttgcgcaccatactctcgttgcgctcgattgttcccagcggccggttttcattgtaccggcgagcgatAGAGGTGAGCAAAAAACCGAAAACTGAATATCTGAACCGaatcaaaccgaaattttgaaattcaatttCGCCCCTCCAGCTTCTGTCTGCCCTTCACACCGTCGTCTCCACTCTCCACAGCTCCGACTCCAGGTAAATCTCTACTTACACCTTCAATTGCATCCCTAAACCCACAGCTGTAAGCCTGCAAATTCTTCCATCCCTCTAAtaattcaacatttatttattaagttACCTAGTTCCTAATATGGAAGTATGATTAATTGATTATTAGTTTTAATTCAGTTTTCGGTTTatggtttttcgatttttcggttttttatataatttcggtttttcggtttagttcgggtttttaagttcggttttaagtttttcggttttcggtttcggttcggttttagtTTTAGGCGAAATTCGGTTTTTCAGGTTCGGTTCGGTTAGGgcgaaaaaccgaaccgaaacccgaatgcacacccctggcgagcgatgcgccaccaaaagtgatcgccggattggttcgtgccaaccaccggatctttggagatttccaagtacgcagtgaacaatttatccatctccgccggagtgtacggtgtgcggacaccgcgagttggaggagtcggagtttgggagggggcggtcggcctaggctctggtgtccacccgtattgcctttcgggggcatcttggtcgtcgattgggtatggccggtagccacccggaacgcccgaactttgggtttgggGAGTGGCCGAATAtgccgtttccggactaggaaacggttgtgaagaAAACCATTcagggttccaaccgtgggagcccggggaGTTAttgccttggccggacattgttatgttgtaggagtggaagaaaagattgagaatggatatgggagaatgaagatgagaatggatatgtgagaatgaagatgagaattgtgtagtgtggtgtgaatttttgggtgtgaatgtgggggtatttatagatgaaaatgtgtatatttgggggaaaaaaaattaaaaagtggtaaaaaaaatagtaaaaaacggatatatttttttgggaagtgaaaaaatatttttttcttatttttaattgattttttaattaaaaactgatttttaattaataaaataaaaaatacaaaggcaacggcatagcgccacgtcagctgctcgctggcacggacgtgctcaatgcatcgaacagcgtcgtgccagcggcacggacggatggacgccgtccgtccacctttgcagatgctcttagaaTGAGTTTTGCCTTTTGGGCTGTATCACATGATTTActagcaaaaataaaaaatataagtgGGAGTTTAAAGAAAATGAGTTTGGGCCATATAATTTGTTGTTGGgcgttagagcatccacaaccgtgctcttgccagcgagcacggttgtgggcccggcgccactattcatgcatgctctctggcaagagcacaacactcacagttgtgctcttccacaaggacgagcacaattcaatttaaaattcaattaaacaaaaacatttccataatattaaaaaaccacaataaatattacaaattacaaataaaataaaaaagacataattaaaatcctaaaaattaaaaattacataataaaaatactaaaaattaaaaattacataattaaactgctaaaaattaaaaattacataattattggctaatattactcgaggaagactactcatccggcggcattaaccccaattatttttggagacccaatatcatggtctcgtgcgtttgaagttgcgtgggggtcatagttgacctatcggccatattgagttggcctaagagcatccacaacgagttgttcgggggtggaggtggctcatagggagcgggttcgggagcgggggcagatggagttGCGGCGCGACGGCagtcggccgccgccttcttccttccttgcggtcggcgtcgggaaccacttggtccggcgtcgaggctacccaagttagctccggtgagttggctagccacttcttcggagccggcgtcggatagggataccgaccttgaccgtttggaggagccgctagaggaggatgttacgcctcccatatacttcgggtgcgtccgcgtgtcctgccaaacgttgaggtacttgaacgacttgccgttcatggattggtaggtgctcagcgcggcagtgatgatgtcgacctcgctccggccgctcccggcattccgcgtcTCCTGGaagaaatagccattgaacttgccaatttcttcgttggctcggccgatggagttgcgcaccatactctcattgcgctcgatcgttccccgcggccggttttcattgtacctgccagagacgcgccaccaaaagtgatcgccggattggttcgtgccaaccaccgcatcttcggagatttccaagtatgccttgaacaatttatccatctcccgcggagtgtacggtgtgcggacactgcgagtaggaggaggcggagtttgggagggggcggtcggcctaggctccggtgtccacccgtatcgcccttcggaagcaccttggtcgtcgattgggtatggggccggtagccacccggaacgcccgaatcttgggtttgaggaggggccgaatattccgtttccggactaagaaacggttgtgaaccgaaccattcggggttccaaccgtgagagggcgggtggtcatcgccttggccggacattgttatgttgtagggtatgagagaatgaagatgaaaatggatatgggagaatgaagatgagaatgaatatgagagaatgaagatgagaattgtgtagtttgatgtgaatttttgggtgtaagtgggggtatttatagatgaaagtgtgtatttttgggggaaaaaaataaaaaaaaattaaaaagtggtaaaaaacggtaataaacggatatatttttttgggaagtgatttttttatttttaatcggttttttaaattaaaaaccgatttttaattaaaaaaaaattcaaaggcaacggctatgtcgttgcccaatcgccgcGCGCCACGTATCCTTCCAGCGGCGCAGACGGACGTGGGTTGGgccaccaccgttgtggatgctcttcgGTAAGTTAATTGATTTAAGTCGAAACTTTTTAATCTCGTGCAATATATATTAGCGTAAATATATAATAGCTCATCTACTATAGTATTATGGAATAGTAGATTGAATAATTGAAATGCTTGCTTAGACCCACAGAAGTAGTTACTCAACATAAAAAAGTAGACAAAATCATATCCATAACAAACgagagaaaagggaaaaaacTTGTACTCTCTTCCATTTCGCCATTTTGGAATTTCCGCAAAAAAATAttctcatttctaaaaattgaaagtttCTCTCTTAAactttacccactttttctcgtatctctcatactttaccctACCCTACCCCCCCCCCCACATTATGGAATAGCATCTCGACTTCCAATGCTTGTGCCCgcacgggcttaactcagttggttcctgggtggtagattgtccctaagcagacaggatcgaatgctggcagccgcagtgtgggagtttcaccactgtggtggctccttgtgtgttggttaccagtgtaagttcctcccacctaatgggccgctgaggtaccgtgtttgaacccctccatagcgatgtcgggccgggttatgggggcgcctggggtgagcgaatcactTTTTGTCCCTAAGCA
This portion of the Salvia splendens isolate huo1 chromosome 10, SspV2, whole genome shotgun sequence genome encodes:
- the LOC121750147 gene encoding sugiol synthase-like, coding for MDSFPFLAALFLITAATWFLTSRRRKNLPPGPFPYPIVGNMLQLGTQPHETFAKLSKKYGPLMSVNLGSLYTVIVSSPEMTKEIMHKHGHVFSGRTIAQAVEACGHDKISMGFLPVGGEWRDMRKICKEQMFSHQSMEDSQDLRKLKLQQLLDHAQKCCDEGRAIDIREAAFITTLNLMSATLFSLQATEFDSMVTMEFKEIIEGVASIVGVPNFADFFPILRPFDPQGVKRRADVYFGRLLALIEGYLNERIQSKKTNPNAPKKDDFLETLVDILAANDYKLKTHHLTHLMLDLFVGGSETSTTELEWIMEELMSHPDKMAKVKAELKSVMGDQKVVDERQMPNLPYLQAVVKESMRLHPPGPLLLPRKAESDQVVNGYLIPKGTQVLINAWAMGRDESIWKNPNTFEPERFLDQKIDFKGQDYELIPFGSGRRVCPGMPLANRILHTVTATLVHNFDWKLERPDASDAERQGVLFGFAVRRAVPLKVIPFKQ